In a single window of the Streptacidiphilus sp. P02-A3a genome:
- the hypA gene encoding hydrogenase maturation nickel metallochaperone HypA has translation MHEMSIAAAVVGQVEAAAEAAGAFAVSSVRLQVGELAGVVPDALRFCFELACTGTVLEGAALATELVPARARCAPCAADWAVGMPPDLCCPTCGTATAELLSGRELQILSVRWEDGPTRAADREPIHEER, from the coding sequence ATGCACGAGATGTCCATCGCTGCGGCCGTGGTCGGTCAGGTGGAGGCGGCCGCCGAGGCGGCCGGGGCGTTCGCGGTCAGCTCGGTCCGGCTGCAAGTCGGCGAACTGGCCGGAGTGGTACCGGACGCGCTCCGGTTCTGCTTCGAACTGGCCTGCACCGGAACGGTGCTGGAGGGCGCGGCGCTGGCCACCGAGCTGGTCCCGGCCCGGGCCCGATGCGCGCCGTGCGCCGCCGACTGGGCCGTCGGCATGCCGCCCGACCTCTGCTGCCCGACCTGCGGAACGGCCACCGCCGAACTGCTCTCCGGGCGCGAACTGCAGATCCTCAGCGTGCGCTGGGAGGACGGCCCGACGCGCGCAGCCGACCGAGAACCGATCCACGAGGAGCGCTGA
- a CDS encoding hydrogenase maturation protease: protein MSPRTLVAGIGNIFLGDDGFGVETVRRLAAEPLPEHVETADIGVRGVHLAYQLLDGYDLVVLVDATARGGAPGTLYLIEVGEQAAVEPEAALLDGHRMSPDTVLALLDTLCAGTGGTAPGRTVVVGCEPATVEEGIGLSEPVAGAVPEAVRLILSLTGDQAGHALTATH from the coding sequence ATGAGCCCGCGCACCCTGGTCGCCGGGATCGGCAACATCTTCCTGGGCGACGACGGCTTCGGGGTGGAGACGGTGCGGCGGCTGGCGGCCGAGCCGCTGCCGGAGCATGTCGAGACCGCCGACATCGGCGTGCGCGGCGTCCACCTCGCCTACCAACTGCTCGACGGATACGACCTGGTGGTGCTGGTCGACGCCACCGCGCGCGGCGGCGCACCCGGGACGCTGTACCTGATCGAGGTCGGCGAGCAGGCCGCCGTCGAACCTGAGGCCGCCCTGCTGGACGGGCACCGGATGTCCCCGGACACCGTGCTGGCGCTGCTGGACACGCTCTGCGCCGGAACCGGAGGCACCGCGCCCGGCCGCACGGTGGTGGTCGGCTGCGAGCCGGCCACCGTCGAGGAGGGCATCGGCCTCAGCGAACCGGTCGCCGGGGCGGTCCCCGAGGCCGTCCGGCTGATCCTGAGCCTGACCGGCGACCAGGCCGGCCACGCACTGACCGCCACGCACTGA
- the hypB gene encoding hydrogenase nickel incorporation protein HypB, producing the protein MCRVVDLRQAVLAKNDRCAHDLRADLAGRGTVVINLLSSPGSGKTALLEQELLLAVARGVPVAALTADLATENDALRLARSGAPVKQVLTDGLCHLEAGMLSGHLEGWLPPQTRLLFVENVGNLVCPASYDLGESLRVALASVTEGEDKPLKYPTAFGLANLVLVTKTDIAEAVGFDEALFRRNVQQVNPGAPVLLTSARTGAGAGALLDAALAVADGTAAHAPVMARQHPHPHEHPHDHEQGHGHDHNHDHNQGHDHDHEHRHASAVPRPHA; encoded by the coding sequence ATGTGCCGAGTGGTCGACCTGCGACAGGCGGTCCTCGCCAAGAACGACCGCTGCGCCCACGATCTGCGGGCCGACCTGGCCGGGCGGGGCACCGTCGTGATCAACCTGCTCTCCAGCCCGGGCAGCGGCAAGACCGCGCTGCTGGAGCAGGAGCTGCTGCTGGCCGTCGCACGCGGAGTGCCGGTCGCGGCGCTGACCGCCGACCTGGCCACCGAGAACGACGCGCTGCGGCTGGCTCGCTCCGGCGCACCGGTCAAGCAGGTGCTCACCGACGGGCTGTGCCATCTGGAGGCCGGGATGCTGAGCGGCCACCTGGAGGGCTGGCTCCCGCCGCAGACCCGGCTGCTGTTCGTGGAGAACGTCGGAAACCTGGTCTGCCCCGCCTCCTACGACCTCGGCGAGTCGCTGCGGGTCGCCCTGGCCTCGGTCACCGAGGGCGAGGACAAGCCGCTCAAGTACCCCACCGCGTTCGGCCTGGCCAACCTGGTGCTGGTGACCAAGACCGACATCGCCGAGGCGGTCGGCTTCGACGAGGCGCTGTTCCGCCGCAACGTCCAGCAGGTCAACCCCGGCGCGCCGGTGCTGCTGACCTCGGCTCGGACCGGTGCCGGAGCCGGGGCGCTGCTCGACGCCGCGCTGGCGGTCGCGGACGGCACCGCGGCGCACGCCCCGGTCATGGCCCGGCAGCACCCGCACCCGCACGAGCATCCGCACGACCACGAGCAGGGACACGGCCACGACCACAACCACGACCACAACCAGGGCCACGACCACGACCACGAGCACCGCCACGCCTCGGCCGTGCCGCGGCCCCACGCGTGA
- a CDS encoding DUF5947 family protein, protein MSTRRAQPTDRPAGIGLRRFRVAAPPAPERCELCGVQVAEGAHRHLVDAEKRSLSCACTPCALLFEQRGAAGGRFRTVPDRWLSDPDHTLDDSAWDLLQIPVSVAFFFRNAALDRLVALYPSPAGATESELDPSTWQEVLGRSRIAELLEPDLEALLVHRVDGRYECFLVPIDSCYELVGRMRLHWQGFDGGAEARADLEQFFARVSARARVPREVGQP, encoded by the coding sequence GTGAGTACCCGCCGGGCCCAGCCCACCGACCGGCCCGCGGGGATCGGCCTGCGCCGGTTCCGGGTCGCCGCGCCGCCCGCGCCGGAACGCTGCGAGCTGTGCGGCGTCCAGGTGGCCGAGGGCGCGCACCGGCACCTGGTGGACGCCGAGAAGCGCTCGCTGTCCTGCGCCTGCACCCCCTGCGCGCTGCTGTTCGAGCAGCGGGGCGCGGCCGGGGGCCGGTTCCGCACCGTTCCCGACCGCTGGCTCAGCGATCCCGACCACACCCTGGACGACAGCGCCTGGGACCTGCTGCAGATCCCGGTCAGCGTTGCCTTCTTCTTCCGCAACGCCGCCCTGGACCGGCTGGTCGCCCTCTACCCCAGCCCGGCGGGAGCCACCGAGAGCGAACTCGACCCCTCCACCTGGCAGGAGGTGCTCGGCCGCAGCCGGATCGCGGAACTGCTCGAACCCGACCTGGAGGCGCTGCTGGTGCACCGCGTCGACGGCCGGTACGAGTGCTTCCTGGTGCCGATCGACAGCTGCTACGAGCTGGTCGGCCGGATGCGGCTGCACTGGCAGGGGTTCGACGGCGGCGCCGAGGCCCGGGCCGACCTGGAGCAGTTCTTCGCCCGGGTCTCCGCTCGGGCCCGGGTGCCGCGGGAGGTCGGTCAGCCGTGA
- a CDS encoding DUF6084 family protein, whose translation MTEFSFACTGVRPDRYAAGPTLVFTLRITADPGTRVHAIALRCQLRIEPGKRGYRQDEAEGLADLFGERRRWGASMLPVQFAQVSLVVPGFTGETEVELPVPCSYDLDVAPTRYFHALEQGEAPLLLLFSGTAFTGPGGFQVEPVPWDREASFRLPLTVWREMIEQHFPGCGWLRLPRDTMDALLAFRSRQALPSWEATVRALLDTAEPALPVGAPSQAIPERTAP comes from the coding sequence GTGACCGAGTTCTCCTTCGCCTGTACCGGTGTGCGGCCCGACCGCTACGCCGCCGGGCCGACGCTGGTGTTCACCCTGCGGATCACGGCCGACCCCGGCACCCGGGTGCATGCCATCGCGCTGCGCTGCCAGCTGCGGATCGAGCCGGGCAAGCGCGGCTACCGGCAGGACGAGGCCGAGGGCCTGGCCGACCTCTTCGGCGAGCGCCGCCGCTGGGGCGCGAGCATGCTGCCGGTCCAGTTCGCCCAGGTCTCGCTGGTGGTGCCGGGCTTCACCGGGGAGACCGAGGTGGAGCTGCCGGTACCGTGCAGCTACGACCTCGACGTGGCGCCGACCCGCTACTTCCACGCCCTGGAGCAGGGCGAGGCGCCACTGCTGCTGCTCTTCTCCGGTACCGCGTTCACCGGCCCGGGCGGCTTCCAGGTGGAGCCGGTGCCCTGGGACCGGGAGGCGTCCTTCCGGCTGCCGCTCACGGTCTGGCGGGAGATGATCGAGCAGCACTTCCCCGGCTGCGGCTGGCTGCGGCTGCCCCGCGACACCATGGACGCCCTGCTCGCCTTCCGCTCCCGGCAGGCGCTGCCCTCCTGGGAGGCCACCGTGCGGGCGCTGCTGGACACCGCCGAACCCGCGCTGCCGGTCGGCGCGCCCAGCCAGGCCATCCCGGAGAGGACGGCTCCGTGA